ATTAAGCTCTTCTTTCCACTTTGTTAATTTCTCTAGGGTAGTATCCAATGTTTTCTTACAAATCTCCGGTAATTCACCACCCCATGCTTTTGTTGCTTGTTCAAAGCCTTTTTTCACAGCATTCATTAATTCATCGGCCTTTTCAGGATCATTTCCTGCCAATGCTTTAGCAAATGACACTAAACGTTCTGAAGTTTGCTCAACACCATAATATCCATTTTCGGAAATTTCTTGCTTCGCTTTTGCAGCCGTTTCATCATCAACCTTTACTTTTCCGGTTCTAAGTAGTTCATAAATATTATCCGACGCTAAAAGTGTGTCTCCTTGTTTTAAAAACATTTTTTCAACAAGTGAGCGAAGCTGCGCATTTCTAGCTTCTGCATCTGCCTTTAGTCGCTCAATGGTCGCCTTATCTGCTTTGCCTGTAATTTGTTCTTTATTTGAACTTATTTCACAGGTAGCTGCCTCTTCACTATAAGCAGATTTATTTTCTGCTTGATTTGTACTTGTTGCTGTCGCATTCTTCTGTTTTGATGTTGGTCCCGCTGTTGTTTTCTCATAAACAACTCTACCACTTGTTACTCCTTGTATGCCCATCATGTTCACCCTCCTTGGTTCAGAAAAACAATAGTTCATATAAATAGATTTCTATGACAAGCATATCGTCAGGAATGAAAGAAATATTAATAGCTGTAAACCTTTATTACACAAAAATGGTAATTTAAAGCTACTTCCCTACTGTTTAGAATTATTTATGAATTGTCTATGAGTTCTTTATGCGCAACCTATGAGCTATAGGATATCCTATACTTCTACCTTCTACCTAGTTCCTTTAGAATCTCTTTTCTATTTAATTCATCCACGAATATAACATTTATGGCCTCATTAATATTCCCTAAACTATGAGCATCCGAGTTTGAAATACAATTGCATGTTCTTAAATATGGATGCTTCTCAAGCAGTTCTTCCTTTCTAGTTGCATCTTTGATTTCCACACAGGAAAATTGACTGTCTAAAGGTATAAAACCTAGATTGGATAACAGACTATTGGAGTTTTTATCAATATGAGCAGGTATCATAATCCCACCATATTGCTTTGTCAGATGATACACCTCATGAAATGAGATATCCGTTGCCTGTATCAATAAGTGCTCAACTTCCCCTATTTCCTTATCCTCTTTTCCTACTATAATTTGCCTTCCAAAAATCTCTGGTTTATTCTTTATTTGATACAATTTATCCTGCACATAATCCTCAAACAAAAGTGCTGCTTCTATATCTTTAAACAGGCATAGAACGTGGACTTCCTCTTTTGTGTTTAGTTCCATTCCAGGAATAACAATGATTCCATACTTCTCCCCAATTTCAATGGCAAGTTCGCAATGCCTACAACTGTTATGATCCGTAATAGCAATTGCACTTAAGCCTTTTATAAAAGCCATTCCAATAATATTTTCCGGCGTCATATCATTATCTGCACAAGGGGAAAGGCAAGAATGTATATGAAAATCATATGCGATTGGTATCATGAATGGCTTGATAAATTAAGAGCGCAGCTTCAAAGATTGGCATATCTGTGGTAAATATAGTAATCTCCTCGCTTTTTGCCCTTTCTAGCGCCGGTTCGTCTAGTTTTGCTCCTTCAGCTAAAATCAAACAAGATGCCTCAATTAATGTAACTACAGCAATTGTATTTATATTCCCCATAATGGTAACCCAAGCAGCGTTTCCTGGTGCTTTACTCATTGCGATACTTAATAAGTCGCAGCAAAATGGGGTTTGTATTTTAAGATCCATATTCCCCTCATTAAGCAGCGTAAAGCCTGGTATCCCAACTAAACTTCGTACATCCATATTATCCTCCATTCTGCTATAATACCTCTTTAATCTTTCATTATGATACTACTCTATAATAATTAAAAAGAATGTATCCCTACATCCTTATATCGTATTTAAATGTGAAATTTCATCCGATAACTTATGCATATATTCTCTCATAATATGTATACAATCATTTTCCACGGCTAAACCACGTACTACATCTTCTGCAAATGCCTTACAAGTAGGAGCCCCACAAGAGCCACAATCAAGCCCTGGAAAATGCTCATACAATTTCTCTGCTTTCGCCAATCGTTTGAAGCTTTCTTCCATTGTTTCACCAAGATTAAACACGGGTTCATATTCTACCTTTTTCGTCCAATATAATCCCTCTTCACTTAATTCCATATGGCTTTTAGAAACCGGCATATATTTTCTTAAATTCTTTAATTTCACTCGTGCAACATAAGGATTTTCAATGGTTAAAACACCCCCAACACATCCAGCACTGCATGCATTTAACTCAATAAATTCTAGGTTTGTAAACTTTTGATCCTCCATATCCTCAAGCACTTTAATCACATTTTCAAAACCATCTGCTGCTAAATAGCTATCTGATAACAAACCACTAGCTTCACCACCGCTACTTCCCCAGCTAATTCCTATTTTCCCTGCAGTTGAAATCTCTTCAAGATTATCTTCTTTGGCAACTTCCTTCATATTCGATATCAAAAGTGGATAAATATCTTTCATTGCTAATACACCATCGACTTCACTTTTCTCATATCCAAGCGGTGTCTTAACGGCTGTCACTTTTGCTGGGCAAGGTGATATGAAAAATATCCCTATCTTCTCTCTTGGTAACCCCGATTTCTCCATAGCCATTTTACTTGCTAACTCTGCTGCAATATCAATCGGTGCCTTGATTGGTAACAAATGTTCAATAAGATTTGGAAATCTTACACGAATTAATCTTGTTACTGAAGGGCAGGCAGTACTAATAATTGGCCATTTTTCCTTATGGTTTAAGATATATTGTCTTGATAATCTTGAAACTATTTCTGCAGCTCCACCAACTTCAAAAACATCATTAAACCCCATCCTTTTAAGGGCATGAAGCAATATATTAATATCTTCAAGATTATTCACCTGACCATACAAGGAAGGCGCTGGTAAAGCAACTGTATAGGAAAATTGCTGTAGCATTTCTAATTTATCATAGGTTGCAAGCTTGGCATGATGCTTGCAAATTCGAATGCATTCTCCACAATCAATACAAAATTCCTTGGTAATTGCTGCTTTTCCATTTCTCACACGGATAGCCTCTGTTGGACACCGTTTGATACAATTGATACAGCCCTTACATAGACTCTCCTCCAATCGAACGGAAGTATAAAATTTCCCCATCACAACCCTCCAAGATACACTTTCATCGTAACTGTTGTCCCTACCCCTAACGTTGTTTTAATCTGCATTTCATCTGAGTATTTCTTCATATTTGGTAATCCCATACCTGCTCCAAACCCAAGTGCACGAACATTATCAGGGGCTGTAGAAAAACCTTCTAACATTGCCTGATCGATGTTAATAATTCCTGGTCCTATATCTGTAAGAACCATAGTAATTTCCGTGGGTGATATAGATACATCAATATCTCCTCCATTTGCATGAATCACCATATTGATTTCTCCCTCATACATAGAAATGGCAACCTTACGGACTACAATTGGATCCACACCAATTGCTTTTAGTTTCTTTTTCACATCACTTGAGGCCTCCCCTGCTCTTGTAAAATCATCTCCTGATATTTTATATTGTAGATGAATTGGCTCAATCAACAAGCTGCACCTCCATGTAACCCATTCTCATATAACATTCCACAAGCAGTAAACATCCTTAGCTCTGTACTAAGTAAAGGTATCTCTTTTTCATTTGCAAGAGATACCATAGTTTCATCTGGCTGTTTCCCTCTAACAAACACAACACATACCATATCCATCATCTCTGCTGTACGTATCACTTGCGTATTACACAAACCTGTTAATAGTACTGATTGGTCTTTTACAAACGCTAACACATCACTCATCATATCCGAACCACAAGCAGTATGTACTACACGGTCCATATAACTCTCTCCGCAGATTACTTTTGCATCCAATATTTTTCTTACATCACCTACAGTCATCTATCAGCCCTCCTATTTTATACTCGAATGCGTACCTTTTGTAAAAACATGAAATTAGCTTCTATTAAGTTGTTATGTATACTTTTCAAACTCAAATTAACACTTATTAGTATAATTTTACCAAATATTAGTAGTAAGGTAAATCCCTTTATTCTTGTTATATTTTTAACTTTAGCCTTAAATTTATTTTCATCTTCACATACACTACTTAAAAAATTTGCTGTTTTATACTGTTGTTTTCTGGTTTTAATATACAATTGTTATTGTTTATTTTAAAATGTATTAATTTCCCATATTTTAGTTGTTAAATATATATCATTGTAGCTTTTTACCAATTAAAATGCTATAATATTATTGATTTTGGACAACATGACAACTAGAATATTGTTAAAAAATAGACAAGGAGGATTTTAAATGAGCTCTCAAAAAAATACGGTACCTTTTTCAGGTACAAAAGAGCAAGAAGAAGAACTTTTAAGCGTGATCAATGAACTTAAGTCTGATCCAGGTGCCTTAATGCCGGTTCTTCAAAAGGCACAAGATATTTACGGCTATCTTCCAATTGAAGTGCAAACCATAATATCTAACGAATTAGATATCCCACTTGAGAAGATCTATGGAGTTGTTACGTTTTACTCACAATTTTCGCTCTATCCAAAGGGTAAATATAAGATTTCTGTATGCCTTGGTACAGCTTGTTATGTAAAAGGGTCTGGAGATATCTATAACAAACTAATGGAAAAGCTTAATATTGTTAGTGGGGAATGCACTCCTGATGGTAAGTTTTCACTCGAAGCCTGCAGATGCATTGGCGCATGTGGATTGGCTCCTGTTTTAACTGTGAATGATGATGTCTATGGAAGATTAACCGTCGATGATATCGATGGTATCTTAAAGAAGTATTCTTAAAACTACATAGGTATTTTATGATGACAGAACTATCTCTGAATATTTTAGATATTGTGCAAAATTCCATACGGGCAGGATCTACATTGATTGAAGTTTCGATTGTAGCTAATACACAACTAGGAACACTTACAATCACCATTAAGGATAACGGTTGTGGCATGACAAAAGAAACGCTTCTTTTACTTACAGATCCATTTTACACCACAAGGACTACCAGAAGAATTGGACTTGGGATTCCATTTTTTAAGTATGCTGCGAATATCAGTGGAGGTGATTTTACAATTACCTCAAAAGTTGGTGTCGGTACAACTGTAGTTGCAACTTTTTTATTATATCACATTGACCGAATGCCCTTAGGGGATATTACTGCAACAATGCATAGCTTAATAACGTTTAATTATCCGTTGGATTTTTTATATACCTATATTATTGACGACAAACATTTTACGTTAGACACCAGAGAGTTTAAAAAAATCTTAGGAGATGTACCTTTTACAGCTCCTGAAGTTAAGGCATACATCAAAGAATACTTAGTAGAAGGCAAACAAGATGTTGATAGCGGAACAATTCTATTATAATAGGAGGATCTTTTATGAAGTCTCTTGAAGAATTAAAAGCAATCAGAGAAAAGATGCAGTCTCAAGTGGGCCTGCGTTCTGAAAGTGACGAACATACCAGAGTTATCGTTGGTATGGCCACTTGCGGCATTGCAAGTGGTGCAAGACCTGTTCTTACCACCCTATCTGATGCAGTCCAGTTAAAAGGATTAGAGAAGGTATCCGTCATACAAACTGGCTGTATAGGATTATGTCAATATGAACCAATCGTTGAAATTATTGCACCTGGGAAAGACAAAGTTACTTACGTTAAAATGACCCCTGAAAAGGCACTGGAAGTTGTAGACCGTCATCTTGTTCGCGGCCAGATTATTACAGAATACACAATACAAAACTATATGAATTAATGGGGAGGTTATCACATGTATCGATCACACATATTAGTATGTGGTGGAACTGGTTGTACTTCCTCAGGAAGTCACCAAATTATCCATGCACTACAAGCTGAAATTGCAAAAAATGAACTGACAGAAGAAGTATCCGTTGTTCAAACGGGATGTCATGGACTTTGTGCATTAGGTCCAATCATGTTAATTTATCCAGAAGGTACATTTTACTCCATGGTTAATGAAGAAGACATTCCCGAAATTGTAACCGAACATTTATTAAAAGGTAGAATTGTAAAGCGCCTTCTTTATAATGAAACGGTTACAGAAGATGGTATTAAAGCCCTTAACGAGACTGCCTTTTATAAGAAACAGCATCGTATTGCTTTACGAAACTGTGGTGTAATTAACCCAGAGGATATCGAGGAGTATATTGGAACACATGGTTATGAAGCATTAGGCAAAGTATTAACAGAAATGACTCCAGATGATGTAATACAAACACTGTTAGACAGTGGTTTACGCGGTCGCGGTGGTGGTGGTTTCTCTACTGGATTAAAGTGGAAGTTAGCCAAAGGAAATGACGCAGATCAAAAATATGTCTGTTGTAATGCGGACGAAGGTGACCCTGGAGCATTTATGGACCGTTCCGTATTAGAAGGAGATCCTCATGTTATTCTAGAAGCAATGGCAATTGCAGGATATGCCATTGGTGCCTCCCAAGGATACATATACGTTCGTGCAGAATACCCGATTGCAGTAAAGCGCCTTGAGATCGCTATCAAGCAAGCAAGAGAATACGGCTTATTAGGTGATAATATATTTGGTACTGATTTTAGTTTTGATATTGGGTTACGATTAGGCGCAGGTGCCTTTGTTTGTGGTGAAGAAACTGCTCTTATGACCTCCATTGAAGGAAATCGTGGGGAACCACGTCCTCGCCCGCCATTTCCAGCGCAAAAAGGCCTGTATGGTAAACCTACGATTCTTAATAACGTAGAAACTTATGCCAACATTCCGCAAATTATCTTACATGGTGCTGATTGGTTTGCTTCTATGGGTACGGAAAAATCAAAAGGTACAAAGGTTTTTGCACTAGGTGGCAAAATCAAAAATACAGGTCTTGTTGAAATTCCAATGGGAACCACCCTACGTGAAGTAGTAGAAGAAATCGGTGGTGGAATTCCAAATGGCAAGAAGTTTAAAGCAGCTCAAACTGGTGGCCCTTCTGGTGGATGTATTCCTGAAGAATATTACGATATCCCAATTGATTATGATAACTTACTATCCATTGGATCCATGATGGGTTCTGGTGGTTTAATCGTTATGGATGAAGATAACTGCATGGTTGATATCGCAAAATTCTTCCTAGAGTTTACCGTTGATGAATCCTGTGGTAAATGTACTCCTTGCCGTATTGGTACGAAGCGTATGTATGAGACCCTTGATAAAATAACAAAAGGTCAAGGAACTTTAGAAGACCTTGATAAATTAGAAGAGCTCTGCTACTACATTAAGGAAAATTCTCTTTGTGGGCTAGGGCAAACTGCTCCAAACCCTGTATT
This portion of the Clostridium sp. Marseille-P299 genome encodes:
- a CDS encoding PHP domain-containing protein — translated: MIPIAYDFHIHSCLSPCADNDMTPENIIGMAFIKGLSAIAITDHNSCRHCELAIEIGEKYGIIVIPGMELNTKEEVHVLCLFKDIEAALLFEDYVQDKLYQIKNKPEIFGRQIIVGKEDKEIGEVEHLLIQATDISFHEVYHLTKQYGGIMIPAHIDKNSNSLLSNLGFIPLDSQFSCVEIKDATRKEELLEKHPYLRTCNCISNSDAHSLGNINEAINVIFVDELNRKEILKELGRR
- a CDS encoding [Fe-Fe] hydrogenase large subunit C-terminal domain-containing protein — protein: MGKFYTSVRLEESLCKGCINCIKRCPTEAIRVRNGKAAITKEFCIDCGECIRICKHHAKLATYDKLEMLQQFSYTVALPAPSLYGQVNNLEDINILLHALKRMGFNDVFEVGGAAEIVSRLSRQYILNHKEKWPIISTACPSVTRLIRVRFPNLIEHLLPIKAPIDIAAELASKMAMEKSGLPREKIGIFFISPCPAKVTAVKTPLGYEKSEVDGVLAMKDIYPLLISNMKEVAKEDNLEEISTAGKIGISWGSSGGEASGLLSDSYLAADGFENVIKVLEDMEDQKFTNLEFIELNACSAGCVGGVLTIENPYVARVKLKNLRKYMPVSKSHMELSEEGLYWTKKVEYEPVFNLGETMEESFKRLAKAEKLYEHFPGLDCGSCGAPTCKAFAEDVVRGLAVENDCIHIMREYMHKLSDEISHLNTI
- a CDS encoding ATP-binding protein → MIEPIHLQYKISGDDFTRAGEASSDVKKKLKAIGVDPIVVRKVAISMYEGEINMVIHANGGDIDVSISPTEITMVLTDIGPGIINIDQAMLEGFSTAPDNVRALGFGAGMGLPNMKKYSDEMQIKTTLGVGTTVTMKVYLGGL
- a CDS encoding DRTGG domain-containing protein yields the protein MTVGDVRKILDAKVICGESYMDRVVHTACGSDMMSDVLAFVKDQSVLLTGLCNTQVIRTAEMMDMVCVVFVRGKQPDETMVSLANEKEIPLLSTELRMFTACGMLYENGLHGGAAC
- a CDS encoding NADH-quinone oxidoreductase subunit NuoE family protein; translated protein: MSSQKNTVPFSGTKEQEEELLSVINELKSDPGALMPVLQKAQDIYGYLPIEVQTIISNELDIPLEKIYGVVTFYSQFSLYPKGKYKISVCLGTACYVKGSGDIYNKLMEKLNIVSGECTPDGKFSLEACRCIGACGLAPVLTVNDDVYGRLTVDDIDGILKKYS
- a CDS encoding ATP-binding protein, which produces MMTELSLNILDIVQNSIRAGSTLIEVSIVANTQLGTLTITIKDNGCGMTKETLLLLTDPFYTTRTTRRIGLGIPFFKYAANISGGDFTITSKVGVGTTVVATFLLYHIDRMPLGDITATMHSLITFNYPLDFLYTYIIDDKHFTLDTREFKKILGDVPFTAPEVKAYIKEYLVEGKQDVDSGTILL
- a CDS encoding (2Fe-2S) ferredoxin domain-containing protein, whose product is MKSLEELKAIREKMQSQVGLRSESDEHTRVIVGMATCGIASGARPVLTTLSDAVQLKGLEKVSVIQTGCIGLCQYEPIVEIIAPGKDKVTYVKMTPEKALEVVDRHLVRGQIITEYTIQNYMN
- a CDS encoding NADH-quinone oxidoreductase subunit NuoF, translating into MYRSHILVCGGTGCTSSGSHQIIHALQAEIAKNELTEEVSVVQTGCHGLCALGPIMLIYPEGTFYSMVNEEDIPEIVTEHLLKGRIVKRLLYNETVTEDGIKALNETAFYKKQHRIALRNCGVINPEDIEEYIGTHGYEALGKVLTEMTPDDVIQTLLDSGLRGRGGGGFSTGLKWKLAKGNDADQKYVCCNADEGDPGAFMDRSVLEGDPHVILEAMAIAGYAIGASQGYIYVRAEYPIAVKRLEIAIKQAREYGLLGDNIFGTDFSFDIGLRLGAGAFVCGEETALMTSIEGNRGEPRPRPPFPAQKGLYGKPTILNNVETYANIPQIILHGADWFASMGTEKSKGTKVFALGGKIKNTGLVEIPMGTTLREVVEEIGGGIPNGKKFKAAQTGGPSGGCIPEEYYDIPIDYDNLLSIGSMMGSGGLIVMDEDNCMVDIAKFFLEFTVDESCGKCTPCRIGTKRMYETLDKITKGQGTLEDLDKLEELCYYIKENSLCGLGQTAPNPVLSTLRYFRDEYVSHVVEKKCPSGVCKALLSYTIDADKCKGCTLCARVCPNGAIEGVVRQAHVILQQKCIKCGACMEKCKFGAISKK